One Pseudoalteromonas sp. UG3-2 DNA window includes the following coding sequences:
- a CDS encoding Gfo/Idh/MocA family oxidoreductase, protein MGDLNRRRFLQSMAAIAATSAVVGCASNNNKSPLAPKPQGNSVQGLVVPKLDVVRVAFIGVGQRGVGAVKHFCHIDGVEIKAICDTHQAVVDRAVKIVTDKGLNKPDTYGRSDLDYRRMLARDDIDIVIISTPWKWHTPMAVDTMESGKHALVEVPAAVTIEEAWQLVNTSERTQKNCMMLENVCYGRDELMVLNMVRQGLFGELLHGEAAYIHELRWQMKELEQKTGSWRTHWHTKRNGNLYPTHGLGPVSQYMNINRGDRFDYISSMSSPALGRAAYAKREFPADHPRNQLDYIAGDMNTSIIKTAKGRSIMVQHDTTTPRPYSRHNLIQGTNGVFAGFPNRIALENGGSKSFHEWDYDMNDWYGKYDHPLWQKMGAEAERNGGHGGMDFLMFWRIVYCLRNGEPLDQDVYDAAAWSAVFPLSMDSVADRSNSKDFPDFTRGTWRTATPLGIVS, encoded by the coding sequence ATGGGTGATCTAAACCGTCGGCGATTCCTGCAATCCATGGCTGCAATTGCAGCAACAAGCGCAGTGGTTGGCTGCGCCAGCAATAATAATAAGTCGCCGCTGGCGCCAAAGCCACAAGGAAATTCAGTTCAGGGTTTAGTGGTGCCCAAACTCGATGTTGTGAGAGTTGCTTTCATTGGCGTTGGACAGCGGGGCGTCGGTGCGGTTAAGCACTTTTGCCATATCGATGGTGTCGAAATTAAAGCGATATGCGACACCCACCAAGCCGTGGTTGACCGCGCAGTCAAGATTGTTACCGATAAAGGCTTAAACAAACCCGACACCTATGGTCGCAGTGATCTTGATTACCGCCGCATGCTAGCACGAGATGATATCGATATTGTTATTATTTCCACACCTTGGAAATGGCATACCCCAATGGCGGTAGATACCATGGAAAGCGGTAAGCATGCGTTAGTTGAGGTACCTGCCGCGGTCACCATTGAAGAGGCATGGCAGCTGGTGAATACCTCAGAGCGTACGCAGAAAAACTGCATGATGCTTGAAAACGTTTGCTATGGTCGCGACGAACTGATGGTGCTAAACATGGTTCGCCAAGGTTTATTTGGTGAGCTGCTGCATGGTGAAGCCGCTTATATTCATGAATTGCGCTGGCAGATGAAAGAGCTGGAGCAAAAAACCGGCTCATGGCGTACTCACTGGCACACTAAGCGTAACGGTAACCTCTATCCCACCCATGGCTTAGGCCCGGTTTCTCAGTATATGAACATCAATCGCGGTGATCGCTTTGATTACATTTCTTCGATGAGCTCACCGGCGCTGGGACGCGCGGCCTATGCCAAACGAGAGTTTCCAGCCGATCACCCACGTAATCAATTGGATTATATTGCTGGCGATATGAACACCAGCATTATTAAAACCGCAAAAGGTCGTTCAATTATGGTACAGCACGATACCACTACCCCACGCCCTTACTCCCGCCATAACTTAATTCAAGGTACCAATGGCGTATTTGCAGGATTCCCCAACCGCATCGCGCTAGAAAATGGCGGGAGTAAGAGCTTTCATGAATGGGACTACGACATGAACGACTGGTATGGCAAATATGACCACCCACTATGGCAAAAAATGGGCGCAGAAGCCGAACGCAATGGCGGTCATGGTGGTATGGACTTTCTAATGTTCTGGCGCATCGTCTATTGCCTTCGTAATGGCGAGCCACTGGATCAAGATGTTTACGATGCCGCGGCATGGTCAGCCGTCTTCCCACTTTCTATGGACTCAGTTGCAGACAGAAGTAATAGCAAGGACTTCCCAGACTTTACTCGGGGCACATGGCGTACTGCAACACCTCTAGGCATTGTGTCTTAG
- a CDS encoding TonB-dependent receptor, translated as MKQTLKRCAVGLAVSSALTLPSYANEEEQQEQQAEEQVETIEVRGVRSSIKESLFLKKNAVGVMDAIVAEDIGKFPDQNLAEALQRMTGIAITRNAGEGQNVTVRGLGGDFNVTTINGRRMASEHSSRDFNFDLIAPEMVQALEVYKSPQAKTQEGGIGSVINIKTRRPLDMDGFTLAGSAKAIYEERTGDTNPQASFLISDTFFDDTFGALFTAVYSERTQREDAYEGQGFYDPEENTDVRVPVDSNRNGELDEGEEVHPSMIPGYVRYSNWQDERERIGASLALQWRPTDDIDVTFDSLYSSYKTDGEKYQISFVTYDEPWTPGIPAVGELKFNDEGNVNYVELVDGAMAELLNVSEPRNTDTWQAGVNFKWYANSDLTVELDLSKSRAERVNDGDNRYIVARGFVDTITIDQTSDNLLPDVTMSPALNADQPFGAHYSYNYGTEIISDVEELKLVGNYLPEWEMVKDIQFGFHYGKQTKARDVSKSQNPSMFSNGGAYFKNSDYASFDDSSVETLGGLELFRLPADVLVPANFDNFLEGEPGQHPAPWASFDYDKLYAFYQSINGQAADDKIRASRTPQDSYELSEATFALYLETNLVGELAQLPYNLNLGIRAIKTEITSDGYVFDYPNLVYKVEEDENGDILYQLDGDMADYYSNSYLEDDYTDVLPSMNFKLDITDSLLFRTSAAKVITRPNIGFLTPYSYVSFNNFELYLANPGIKPLRANQVDFALEWYFSDYGALTFATYFKDIKSVIAEGRVGTINVGTFLKDGEAVEGPEFTQISPRSEAGAEVKGFEIAYQQSFENLLPAPFDGLGVQANYTFTDSNYDDPEKDQLPFAGMSEHSYNAVIYYEKNDYQARIAYNWRDDYLMYPDAWGGPQWAADYGQFDFSASYNVTDKTRIDLNVTNLTNERQWSYIKVPEQVSSLSRYGRTVSLGINTSF; from the coding sequence ATGAAGCAGACACTCAAACGCTGTGCCGTGGGGTTGGCGGTCAGTTCCGCCCTGACCCTTCCCAGCTATGCCAACGAAGAAGAGCAACAAGAACAACAAGCCGAAGAGCAAGTCGAAACGATTGAAGTACGAGGGGTACGCTCCAGTATTAAAGAGTCTTTATTTTTAAAGAAGAATGCCGTTGGTGTGATGGACGCCATCGTTGCTGAAGACATCGGCAAGTTCCCCGATCAGAACCTTGCAGAAGCACTGCAGCGCATGACAGGCATTGCTATTACCCGCAATGCCGGGGAAGGCCAAAATGTCACCGTACGCGGTTTAGGGGGCGACTTTAATGTCACCACCATCAATGGTCGTCGAATGGCCTCGGAGCACAGCAGCCGGGACTTTAATTTTGACTTGATCGCACCGGAAATGGTTCAGGCGCTCGAGGTATATAAGTCACCCCAAGCCAAAACCCAAGAAGGCGGTATTGGCTCCGTGATCAATATAAAAACTCGCCGACCGCTGGATATGGATGGCTTTACCCTAGCAGGGAGCGCCAAAGCAATTTATGAAGAGCGCACCGGCGATACCAATCCGCAAGCGTCGTTTTTGATCAGCGATACCTTTTTTGACGATACCTTTGGTGCCTTATTTACAGCCGTTTATTCAGAGCGCACACAACGAGAAGATGCCTATGAAGGGCAAGGGTTTTATGATCCCGAAGAAAATACCGATGTTCGCGTTCCGGTTGACAGTAACCGTAATGGTGAACTGGACGAAGGAGAAGAAGTTCACCCGTCGATGATCCCAGGGTATGTTCGCTACTCAAACTGGCAAGACGAACGCGAGCGCATTGGTGCCAGCTTAGCGCTGCAATGGCGACCCACTGACGACATCGATGTGACCTTTGATAGCCTTTATTCCAGCTATAAAACCGACGGCGAAAAATATCAAATTTCTTTTGTCACCTATGATGAACCTTGGACGCCTGGTATCCCTGCTGTTGGCGAGCTCAAATTCAATGACGAGGGTAATGTCAATTATGTCGAGCTAGTTGATGGTGCCATGGCCGAGTTACTTAATGTTTCTGAGCCGCGTAATACCGATACTTGGCAAGCTGGGGTAAACTTCAAGTGGTACGCAAATTCTGATTTAACCGTAGAGCTGGACTTGTCTAAATCTCGCGCTGAGCGCGTTAATGACGGTGATAACCGCTACATTGTTGCGCGTGGCTTTGTCGATACCATCACCATCGACCAAACCAGTGATAACTTACTTCCAGACGTCACTATGTCGCCGGCACTCAATGCCGATCAACCGTTTGGCGCGCATTACAGTTACAACTACGGAACTGAGATCATCAGTGATGTTGAAGAGCTCAAACTGGTGGGAAATTACCTTCCCGAGTGGGAAATGGTCAAGGACATTCAGTTTGGCTTTCACTATGGCAAACAAACCAAAGCGCGTGATGTCAGTAAGTCGCAAAACCCTTCCATGTTTAGTAACGGCGGTGCCTATTTTAAAAATTCAGACTACGCCAGCTTTGATGACTCCAGCGTTGAAACCCTAGGGGGACTCGAGCTGTTTCGCCTGCCAGCCGATGTTTTGGTACCGGCCAACTTCGACAACTTCTTAGAAGGAGAACCTGGGCAACACCCGGCCCCCTGGGCAAGCTTTGATTATGATAAGCTCTATGCGTTTTATCAGTCCATTAACGGCCAAGCTGCCGACGATAAAATTCGTGCCTCTAGAACACCTCAAGACTCTTATGAACTCTCAGAAGCCACCTTTGCTCTATACCTTGAAACCAACTTAGTGGGTGAGCTGGCGCAACTGCCTTATAACCTCAATTTAGGTATCAGAGCGATTAAGACTGAGATCACCTCAGATGGTTATGTGTTCGACTACCCAAACTTAGTGTATAAGGTCGAAGAGGATGAGAATGGCGACATTCTGTATCAACTCGACGGTGACATGGCAGACTATTACTCTAACTCTTACCTTGAAGATGACTACACCGATGTCTTGCCAAGTATGAATTTCAAGCTCGATATTACCGACAGCTTGTTGTTTAGAACCAGTGCAGCTAAGGTCATCACTCGCCCGAATATTGGTTTTCTAACCCCATACAGCTACGTGAGCTTCAACAACTTTGAGCTTTACCTAGCCAACCCTGGTATTAAGCCATTGCGTGCCAACCAAGTTGACTTTGCGCTGGAGTGGTACTTCTCAGATTATGGCGCCCTGACCTTTGCGACCTATTTTAAAGACATTAAATCGGTTATTGCCGAGGGGCGTGTTGGCACCATTAATGTTGGCACCTTTTTAAAAGACGGTGAAGCAGTAGAAGGCCCAGAGTTTACGCAAATATCGCCACGCTCAGAAGCGGGCGCGGAAGTAAAAGGCTTTGAAATCGCTTATCAACAATCCTTTGAGAACTTACTGCCTGCGCCTTTTGATGGCCTTGGTGTGCAAGCAAACTATACCTTTACCGACAGCAATTATGATGACCCAGAAAAAGATCAGCTGCCATTCGCAGGCATGTCTGAACACTCTTACAATGCGGTGATCTATTATGAGAAAAATGATTATCAAGCGCGTATTGCCTACAACTGGCGAGATGATTACTTGATGTATCCAGATGCTTGGGGTGGTCCACAGTGGGCAGCCGATTACGGACAGTTCGACTTTAGCGCCAGCTATAATGTTACTGATAAAACACGAATCGACCTCAATGTCACCAACCTAACTAACGAACGTCAGTGGTCATACATTAAAGTGCCTGAGCAAGTCAGTAGCTTAAGCCGCTATGGCCGTACCGTCAGTTTAGGTATTAACACCTCGTTTTAA
- the agaR gene encoding transcriptional repressor AgaR produces the protein MLNTIERRHEIVQLVGQAERVEVAELAEQFGVSTVTIRNDLNALHDKGLLVRSHGGAIASSKLTKELTISEKHDHHHQLKVELGKRVAALIGNNESIILDSGTTTEEVAKQLHQHQQVVVMTNGLNVAQALVAADGVDVLMTGGSLRKKSLSFYGSHAEEQLQQYHFDRLVLGVDGFSVDVGVTTHFEPEATLNRQMCKAAKQVIVVTDSSKFDRKGVHRIISCEEIDVLVTDSGIPAEVHEQLVAAGIEVHLITS, from the coding sequence ATGCTGAACACCATTGAAAGACGCCATGAAATAGTCCAGCTCGTAGGTCAAGCAGAGCGAGTTGAGGTAGCTGAATTGGCAGAGCAATTTGGTGTATCAACGGTGACCATAAGAAACGATCTTAATGCATTGCATGATAAGGGATTATTGGTTCGCTCTCACGGTGGAGCCATCGCCAGCTCGAAACTCACTAAGGAGTTAACCATTAGTGAAAAGCACGACCATCACCATCAACTGAAGGTGGAGTTAGGAAAGCGGGTGGCGGCATTAATTGGTAATAATGAGTCGATTATTCTGGACTCTGGTACCACTACCGAAGAGGTCGCCAAGCAGTTGCATCAACATCAACAAGTGGTGGTGATGACCAATGGCTTGAATGTTGCGCAAGCGTTAGTAGCAGCTGACGGCGTAGATGTGTTGATGACGGGCGGTTCATTACGGAAGAAGTCGTTGTCTTTTTACGGTAGTCATGCTGAAGAGCAGTTGCAACAGTACCACTTTGATCGTTTAGTGCTAGGTGTCGATGGCTTTTCGGTCGATGTTGGGGTAACCACACACTTTGAGCCTGAGGCGACACTGAATCGACAGATGTGTAAGGCTGCCAAGCAAGTGATCGTGGTCACCGATTCCAGTAAATTTGACCGCAAAGGCGTGCATCGCATTATCTCCTGTGAAGAGATTGACGTTTTGGTAACAGATAGTGGCATACCAGCTGAAGTACATGAACAGCTGGTCGCTGCCGGAATTGAGGTACATTTAATAACGTCTTAA